From Micromonospora echinaurantiaca:
CGGCGGGCTTCCTCGTCGTCGCGTGCCGGCTGCCCCCAGCGCGGCGCCGCCTCGTCCGGTACGCGGCCCCGGGCGGCGGCCGGCTCCTCCGCCGGCTCGGCGGCGGGCACCCGGGCGCGGCCGGCGTCGGCCTGGTCGTCACCGGCCAGCGCGGCGCTGCTGGCGTCGAGTCGCCGGCGCAGCGCGGCGACCGCCTCCTGGGCCCGCTGCGCGTGGTCGAGCGCCTGGTTGCCGCGCTGCGCCGCGGCCACGATCTCGCCGCGCAGCTCGCGCCGCAGCTGCTCGATCTCCTCCAGCAGCTCCTCGGTGTCGCCGTGGCCGCCGCCGTCGGGGCGCAACGCGATCGACAGGCCGATCAGCACCACGGCCAGGATGGCCAGCACGGCGGCGAACCGCAGCGGCCCGTTGCCGTCGGCGACCAGCAGGATCAACGCCGCCACCGGCGCCAGCGCCACACCGATCCAGAACAGGGCGGTGAGCAGGGACGGATTGCGCTTGTCGGCGGGGGCGACCGGGGCTGGCATGGGTGTGCAGCCTACCGAGAGTTGCCGTGCCTGGGAACGGCCCGAGGCATCCCCGGCCGGGCTTTACCGGGCGTTGACCCGTGGTTAACAAGAGCGGCGATCCGCCCCGGGCCGCAGGTCGACTCGACCGCAGTTCGCCTCGGGGCAGTTCGCCTAGCCGCAGTTCGCCCTTGCGCAGTGCGCCTCGTGCCGCGGTGGCGTCGCGAGGGAGTGGCCGTGCGCCCGGAGCGCGGCGGCGAGAGGCCGCCGCCGCACTCCGGATCGAGCATCAGCCGGTGGCCAGCGCCCCGTCGGAGGAGAAGACCAGCCCGACGCTGGCGGCGCCCGTCTTCAGCGCGTTCTTGGTCTGCGGACCGCCCGCGTCGAGCGAGCTGAACGAGCCGGCCTTGAAGTCGTAGACCTCGACCAGCCCGGCCTGGCACTTCGGCCGCTGCGGGCACTCCGGCGGGCCGGCCAGCACGGTGGCCTGGCCGGAGCACTTCGCGGCCAGGTCGGACAGGGTGCTGACGCCGTACTTGTCGGCGAACGCCTTGGTGACCGCGAAGGCGTTCTGGTCCTGCGCGGCCGACGGGGCGCCGAAGGCGATGCCCACCTTGTCACCGGCCGCCTTCAGCGCGGTGACCGTCTTGTCCAGCTCCGGCGAGGAGACCGGCTGGGCGTTCGGCCCGTTGGCCTTGGTGTTGAGGAACTCGGCCATGGTCGCCGCGTACTCCGGGACGACCTGGATCTCGCCCTTCTCCAGCGCCGGCTCGTAGAGCTCGCGGCTGCCGATCTGCTGCACCCGGACCTGGTAGCCGGCGGCGGTCAGCGTGACCTTGTAGAGCTCGGCCAGGGTCTGGCTCTCGCTGAAGTTGCCGGCGCCGACCACGATCTGCCCGCCCGGGCCCTTGGCGATGCCGGCGGTGAGGTCGTTCGCGGTGGCGAACTCCTTGGCCGCCACCTCGGGCGTCTTGCGGTCGACGTCGACGGCCTTGTTGAGCTGGATCAGCTTCGGCGTGTCGAGCGCGGTGGAGACCTTGTCGAGCGCCGCCACCAGCTGCGGGGTGGCCACGTCGACGTTGACCGCCGGGATGACGTTGTCGGTGTTCTGGAGCTTCTTGTCGTCGTCGAGGACGACGAGCTGGTCGCCGGCGACGGGGGCGCAGCCGGCCCCGGTGGCGCCCTGCTGGGGCGCGTCGGTGCCGGAGGAGCCCGCGTCGCCGCATCCGGTCAGCAGCCCGGCCGCCGCGAGGGCGCCGGCCGCCTCCACCGCCAAGCGTGTACGTGCGCGCATGATGCCCGCCTTCCGTGTCCCGGCGCGACCCGTGTCGGGCCGGCCGCGTGTCCGACGGGCGACTGCTTCGTCGATCGCCCGCGTTTCCACCCAACATCTTCCGCGCGGGTCCGACAACTTCGAGCGATGTTCGTCACCGGATCGTCACCCCCGGGGCCGGCACGCCGACCATGCCCCGGCGGCCGGTTCGGAAGGCCCGCCGCTGGTCGGCGATGGGACCGGCGGATCAGCCACCGGCGACCGCGTCGGCCGCCCGCCGGCTCGCCCGGCGGCGGGCCGGGCGCAGCGGTCGCGGGGTCACCAGCCGCTCGACCACGGCCAGCACCAGCTCCACCAGCACCGCGAGGCCGGCCACCAGGACGCCTCCGGCCAGGATCTGCCCGCCGCCGGCGGCGATGTCGAGCCCGAACCCGGCGCGGATGATCTGGCCCAGCCCGCCGCCGTTGACGAACGAGGCCAGCGCCGCGGTGGCCACCACCTGCACCGCGGCCGTCCGGAACCCGGCCGCGAGGTAGGGCACGGCCAGTGGCAGCTCGACCCGGCGCAGCAACTGCCAGCCGGAGAAGCCCATGCCGCGCGCCGCGTCCCGGGCCTCCGGGTCGGCCTGCCGCACCCCGGTGTACGCGTTCGCCAGCAGCGGCGGCACCGCGAAGACGGCCAGCGCCACCACCACCGCGGGGCGGCCGAAGCCGAGGAAGGTCAGCGGCAGGATGGTCAGCAGGGCGAGCGTCGGCACGGCGAGTGTGAGGTTGGCCACCAGCACGACGAGGCCACCACCCCGGCCGGTGTGCCCCAGCCAGAGCCCGATCGGCCAGGCCACCAGGCAGCCCAGCGCCACGGCGGCGGCCGACATCGACAGGTGCTCGCCGAGCCGGTCCAGGATGCCGCCGGGGTTCGTCCAGTTCAGCGGGTCGTTGAGCCAGACCAGGGCCGCCTCGACCGGGTTCACCGTCGCCCCCTTCCACGGGCCGGGCTGCCGGGCCGGGCGGTCACGCGGCCCGCCCGCGTCGCAGCCAGGGGGTGAGCAGCCGGCCCACCCCGGCGAGCAACAGGTCCAGCACCAGGGCGAGCAGGACGCAGAGCAGCGTCCCGGTCATGATCTGCGCCTTGTAGAAGTTGTTCTGGAAGCCGGCGAAGATGAGCTGCCCGAGGCCGCCGCGACCGATCACCACGCCGACGGTGACCAGGGCCACCGTGGAGACCGTGGCCAGCCGCAGTCCGGTGAGGATGCCGGGCAGGGCCAGCGGCAGCTCGATCCGGAACAGCCGGCCCCACCGGCCGTAGCCCATCCCCTCGGCGGCCTCCCGGACCTCGGGCGGCACCTGGTTGAGCCCGGCGATCGCGTTGCGCACGATCACCAGCAGCGCGTACAGCACCACCACGCTGAGCACGGTGATCGCGCCGATGCCCAGATAGGGCGCGAGGAAGGCGAAGAGCGCCAGCGACGGGATGGTGTAGAGCACGCCGGTGAGTGCGAGAATCGGCCCGGCGAGCCGGCGGAACCAGTACGCGGCCACCGCCAGCGGCAGCGCGACCAGGGCGGCGATCAGCACCGCGCGGGCGGTCAGCGCGGCGTGCTCCCGCACCGCGGCGAGGATCGTGTCAGAGTTGTCCCGCACGTACTGCCAGGAGAACCACGGGTTACCCGGGTCGGCCCGGTAGCTCAGGCGGAAGGACATACGTGGACGTTACCCCGGAGAGCACCGGCGAGCCGCGCGCGGCGTCGATCACCCTGGAGGGCATCCGCAAGCGCTACCCGGACGGCACCGAGGCGGTCCGCGAGCTCAGCCTGGACATCAAGGCCGGTGAACTGGTGGTGCTGATCGGCCCGTCGGGCTGCGGCAAGTCCACCGTGCTACGGATGATCAACCGGCTGGTCGAGCCGACCGGCGGCCGGATCCTGCTCGGCGACGAGGACGTGACCCGGGCGGACCCGGTCCGGCTGCGCCGGCGGATCGGCTACGTCATCCAGAACGTCGGCCTCTTTCCACACCAGACGGTCAGCGCCAACGTCGCCACCGTGCCCCGGCTGCTCGGCTGGCCCCGGGAGCGCAGCCGCCGCCGGGTCGACGAGCTGCTGGAGCTGGTCGGGCTGGACCCGGCGCAGTTCGGCCGGCGCTATCCGCACGAGCTCTCCGGCGGGCAGCGGCAGCGGGTCGGGGTGGCCCGGGCGCTGGCCGCCGACCCGGTGGTGCTGCTGATGGACGAGCCGTTCTCGGCCGTCGACCCGATCGTGCGGAGCCGGTTGCAGGAGGAGTTCCTGCGGTTGCAGGCCGAGGTGCGCAAGACGATCGTGCTGGTCACCCACGACCTGGACGAGGCGGTCCGGCTCGGCGACCGGATCGCGGTGCTCTCCGAGGGCGGTCACCTGGAGCAGTACGACACCCCGGCGGCCCTGCTCGGCGCGCCCGCCACGCCGTTCGTCCGGGAGTTCGTCGGCGCCGATCGGGGCATCCGCCGGCTGGTGGTCACGCCGGTCACCCGGGAGATGCTGGCGCCGCTGGCCGACGCGCCCGCCGACCTGCCGGCGGTCCCGCTCGGCGGTCCGGCGTACGACGCGCTCGGGGTGATGCTCACCGCGGCGGCCGACCGGGTGCTGGTCACCGACGAGGGGCGGCCGGTCGGCGTGCTCAGCCGGGCCGACCTGCTCGACGCCGGCCGGTCCGACCGCTGAGACCTGCGCCCGGGCGCCGGACGGCGACTCTTGCCGACCGGCGGCGACGGCCACCCGGGCGGATGGCGGACGACCGCGCCCCGGCTCAGGCCCGTCCGCCCAGGCTGGCCGTGCCCACGATCCAGCCGGCGAGGAAGCCGTACGAGGCGCCGGTGCCGGCGGACTGGAGCGCGGCGAGCAGCGTCGGGTCCGGACCGAGGAACGCCGCGAGCAGCGACGCCAGGCCGCCGGCCAGGACGTACGCGGCCCAGCCGGAGAAGAACTGGCTGACCGAACCCTGCACCCGGGCCACCTGGGCGGCGGGCAGCAGGTAGAGGAAGGTCGCCGCGAGCACCACCAGCAGCACCGCGCGCAGGTTGCCGGCGAGCAGTCCACCGTCCTCGCCGGAGAGGCGCCAGGCGGGCCAGCCGAGCAGCCGCAGGAACCAGCCGCCGGCCGAGTTCGGGTCGGTGTGGTCCTGCGCCCAGCCCACGTACGCCGGACTGCCGCAGACCGCGACCAGGACGAGCGCGGCCAGCGCGCCGGTGCCCGCCGCGGTGCCGTAACGGCCGATGCGGCGCGGTCGGTTGGTGAGGGCCATCGGTGGGTCAGCTCCCGCCGGGCCACTCGGCGGGCGCCGGCGTCACTTCGGGTGCTTCATCAGGTAGTCGATGAAGGCGGCCCGCAGCAGCGGCTCCGCCTCGTCGTAGCCGTGGCCGGTCAGCTCGCGCCACAGCGCGTTGGCCTCGTCGATGATCGGCCCGATCGAGTTCGGCGCCCCGTCCAGCGCGGCGGCCTCGTCCGCGTTCGGCAGGTGTCGCAGCACCGACCAGAAGAACCCCACGTCCCGGCGGTCCCGGGCGACCTCGAACGCGCGCTCCCGCAACTCCTCAGTGGACAGCGCGTCGAGCGCAGCGAACGACGGGTCGGCCCCGGGGGTCGATGGTGTGTCGGTCATGCCGCCGAGCCTAACCGCCGAGATCAGCCGGGGCCTGGTGGACGCGGCAGGCCCGTTCGGCGGTCCTCACCGGCCGCCGTCGTCCCACCGGCGGGGTCCGGTGTCCCACTGCGGGGAGCTCCACGGGTCGGCCGGGCTCTCGGTGGTCTGCGTGGGCAGGGTGGGCGGCCAGGTGTCGGCGGGGTCCGACCGGGTCATCGTCCAGCCGGTGCTGATCCGGCCGTCCCCGCCCGGTGCCGGCTCCGCCGTGCTGCCCGCCGCCGGCCGCCCGTACGCCTCGACCAGCCGGGTGACCACCAGTCCGACGCCGAGCGCGGCCCCGCCGACCGCCCACCGGCTCACCGTCCAGCCGCGGGCCTGCGCGTAGGTGAGCACGAGGGTCACCAGGCAGACCGCCAGCAGGGTGCCGAAGACGCCGCCGCGCCGGCCGTACCCGCTGGTCCCGGCGAGCAGCGCGGCGCCAACCGCCAGCACCGTCCAGTCCAGCCCGGGTGTGGGCGCCACCGGCCCGCCGGCACCGGCGGCCATCAGCACCCCGGCGAGCATGGCCAGCACGGTGGAGCCGATCAGCGCCCCGGCGGCGACGAACGCGGCCACCGCGCCCCGGCGGCGGGCCGGATCGGCGACCGGACGGAACCGGCCGATCAGGCGGCGGACCGGTCGGGTCGCCCCGAGCAGGCCGCCGAGCACGGCCACCGCGGCGAACCCGGCGAAGAGCTGAGTCGCGCCGCTGCTCGGGTCGTACTCCCCCTGCACCAGCACCGGCGCCGAGCGTTGCTCGATGTACACGATCACCCCGGCCGCGCCGGCGAGGCTCGCCGCCCAGGCGGGCACGTGCAGCACCACCACGGCCAGCGCCAGCGCCAGCCCGCCGAGGGCGGCCACCGCGGCGGCCGGCGCCACGGCGTTCACCACGCCCCGGTCGCCCTGCTCGGCCACGTGCAGGGCGGCGGCCACCGCCACCGGGCCGATGGCCAGGTTGACCACGGAGGTACGCAGGCTCAGCCCGGCGGCCAGCGCCAGCAGGCCGAGGGTGACCGCGGCGACCAGCAGCGACCGCAGCCCGCTGCCGCGCAGCGTCGCGGGGCTCTCCCGCCACAGCAGGTAACCCACCACGCCCACGGCGATCAGCAGCAGCGCCTCCCAGAGCAGGTGCACGGCGATCCGGTCCCGGCCGGGCTCGCCGTGCGCGGGGTCGTCGAAGACGTTCTCCAGGACGGATGCCGGTACCCCGGACGAGGGCTCGAGCGACCCGTCGCGCCCCGGCTCGTCGTACCCCATCAACGCCTCCCACCCTGGCCGGTCGTCCAGGTCCGACGCGCGGGCGGACCGGGGCGGCCGTTGCTCTCCGGTCGCCAGGCACGGTACCTGCGCAGGGAGTCCCGCGTAACCCCTCGATCAGCGCGGGCCGGGGCGGGTGTCCCGGTCGCCGGGCTCGCGGTCCTCGTCGTCCTGTTGCTCGGGTACCCGGCAGGAGCGTTCCAGCCAGAGCGCGGCGGCGACCAGGGCGAGCGAGGCGAGCAGCCCCGCGCCGGCGGCCGGTCGGTCCTCGCCGGCCGCACGGGTGGTCTCCACGAAGAGCCAGCCGGTGAGCCCGGCGTAGCCGCCGGCGAAGATGGCGCCGGCCAGCGAGGACGCCTTGGCCAGCACCACGAATCGGGCGACCATCAGCGGGTTGACCGGGTCGCGGCCGGGGCGGCGCTCGATCCGCCCCCGGGTG
This genomic window contains:
- a CDS encoding ABC transporter permease; this encodes MSFRLSYRADPGNPWFSWQYVRDNSDTILAAVREHAALTARAVLIAALVALPLAVAAYWFRRLAGPILALTGVLYTIPSLALFAFLAPYLGIGAITVLSVVVLYALLVIVRNAIAGLNQVPPEVREAAEGMGYGRWGRLFRIELPLALPGILTGLRLATVSTVALVTVGVVIGRGGLGQLIFAGFQNNFYKAQIMTGTLLCVLLALVLDLLLAGVGRLLTPWLRRGRAA
- a CDS encoding ABC transporter ATP-binding protein, whose product is MDVTPESTGEPRAASITLEGIRKRYPDGTEAVRELSLDIKAGELVVLIGPSGCGKSTVLRMINRLVEPTGGRILLGDEDVTRADPVRLRRRIGYVIQNVGLFPHQTVSANVATVPRLLGWPRERSRRRVDELLELVGLDPAQFGRRYPHELSGGQRQRVGVARALAADPVVLLMDEPFSAVDPIVRSRLQEEFLRLQAEVRKTIVLVTHDLDEAVRLGDRIAVLSEGGHLEQYDTPAALLGAPATPFVREFVGADRGIRRLVVTPVTREMLAPLADAPADLPAVPLGGPAYDALGVMLTAAADRVLVTDEGRPVGVLSRADLLDAGRSDR
- a CDS encoding glycine betaine ABC transporter substrate-binding protein — its product is MRARTRLAVEAAGALAAAGLLTGCGDAGSSGTDAPQQGATGAGCAPVAGDQLVVLDDDKKLQNTDNVIPAVNVDVATPQLVAALDKVSTALDTPKLIQLNKAVDVDRKTPEVAAKEFATANDLTAGIAKGPGGQIVVGAGNFSESQTLAELYKVTLTAAGYQVRVQQIGSRELYEPALEKGEIQVVPEYAATMAEFLNTKANGPNAQPVSSPELDKTVTALKAAGDKVGIAFGAPSAAQDQNAFAVTKAFADKYGVSTLSDLAAKCSGQATVLAGPPECPQRPKCQAGLVEVYDFKAGSFSSLDAGGPQTKNALKTGAASVGLVFSSDGALATG
- a CDS encoding ABC transporter permease, with product MNPVEAALVWLNDPLNWTNPGGILDRLGEHLSMSAAAVALGCLVAWPIGLWLGHTGRGGGLVVLVANLTLAVPTLALLTILPLTFLGFGRPAVVVALAVFAVPPLLANAYTGVRQADPEARDAARGMGFSGWQLLRRVELPLAVPYLAAGFRTAAVQVVATAALASFVNGGGLGQIIRAGFGLDIAAGGGQILAGGVLVAGLAVLVELVLAVVERLVTPRPLRPARRRASRRAADAVAGG
- a CDS encoding ABC transporter permease, with amino-acid sequence MGYDEPGRDGSLEPSSGVPASVLENVFDDPAHGEPGRDRIAVHLLWEALLLIAVGVVGYLLWRESPATLRGSGLRSLLVAAVTLGLLALAAGLSLRTSVVNLAIGPVAVAAALHVAEQGDRGVVNAVAPAAAVAALGGLALALAVVVLHVPAWAASLAGAAGVIVYIEQRSAPVLVQGEYDPSSGATQLFAGFAAVAVLGGLLGATRPVRRLIGRFRPVADPARRRGAVAAFVAAGALIGSTVLAMLAGVLMAAGAGGPVAPTPGLDWTVLAVGAALLAGTSGYGRRGGVFGTLLAVCLVTLVLTYAQARGWTVSRWAVGGAALGVGLVVTRLVEAYGRPAAGSTAEPAPGGDGRISTGWTMTRSDPADTWPPTLPTQTTESPADPWSSPQWDTGPRRWDDGGR
- a CDS encoding DUF3180 domain-containing protein produces the protein MTRAQSRPPGGPRPGRSRMGPTRISTLVVAALAAAAAAWLLISGLYYSGLPRLPWLPVVTLAGLAVLEAYAAINTRGRIERRPGRDPVNPLMVARFVVLAKASSLAGAIFAGGYAGLTGWLFVETTRAAGEDRPAAGAGLLASLALVAAALWLERSCRVPEQQDDEDREPGDRDTRPGPR